The Juglans microcarpa x Juglans regia isolate MS1-56 chromosome 2S, Jm3101_v1.0, whole genome shotgun sequence genome has a window encoding:
- the LOC121252666 gene encoding cullin-3A-like isoform X1 has translation MSAQKKKNFQIEAFKHRVVVDPKYPEKTWKILEHAIHEIYNHNASGLSFEELYRNAYNMVLHKFGEKLYSGLVTTMTSHLSEISKSIEAAQGEVFLEELNRKWADHNKALQMIRDILMYMDRTFIPSTHKTPVHELGLNLWRDVVIHSSKTQTRLRETLLELVYRERNGEVINRGLMRNVIKMLMDLGCSVYQEDFEQHFLEVSADFYRLESQQFIESCDCGDYLKKAERRLNEEMERVSHYLDTRSLDKITNVVEKEMIESHMHRLVHMENSGLVNMLVNDKYEDLGRMYNLFRRVPAGLSIVRDVMTSYIRDTGKQLVTDPERLRDPVDFVQRLLDLKDKYDQIISLAFGNDKTFQNALNSSFEYFINLNARSPEFISLFVDDKLRKGLRGVSEEDVEVVLDKVMMLFRYLQEKDVFEKYYKQHLAKRLLAGKTVSDDAERSLIVKLKTECGYQFTSKLEGMFTDMKTSQDTMQGFYASHGAELGDNPTLAVQVLTTGSWPTQPSATCNLPAEILVVCEKFRSYYLGTHTGRRLSWQTNMGTADLKATFGKGQKHELNVSTYQMCVLMLFNNADRLSYKEIEQATEIPASDLKRCLQSLACVKGKNVLRKEPMSKDIAEDDDFFFNDKFTSKLYKVKIGTVVAQRESEPENQETRQRVEEDRKPQIEAAIVRIMKSRRTLDHNNIVAEVTKQLQARFMPNPVVIKKRIESLIEREFLERDKNDRKMYRYLA, from the exons ATGAGCgctcagaagaagaagaactttcAGATTGAGGCGTTTAAGCACCGGGTCGTGGTGGATCCGAAATACCCTGAGAAGACGTGGAAGATTCTAGAGCATGCGATCCACGAGATTTACAATCACAATGCTAGCGGGCTCAGTTTCGAAGAACTTTATAG GAATGCTTACAATATGGTGCTGCATAAGTTTGGAGAGAAACTCTACTCTGGACTGGTGACAACCATGACTTCTCATCTAAGTGAAATATCTAAATCAATTGAAGCAGCTCAGGGGGAGGTATTCTTGGAAGAGCTGAACAGGAAATGGGCAGATCATAACAAGGCATTGCAGATGATCCGAGATATATTGATGTATATGGATAGGACTTTCATACCAAGCACCCACAAAACCCCGGTTCATGAGCTTGGGTTGAATTTATGGAGAGACGTTGTTATCCACTCCAGCAAAACCCAAACTAGGCTTCGGGAGACACTTCTTGAGCTTGTGTATAGAGAAAGGAATGGTGAAGTTATAAATAGAGGTTTGATGAGGAATGTTATAAAGATGCTAATGGATTTAGGTTGTTCTGTTTACCAAGAAGACTTTGAGCAGCATTTTCTTGAAGTTTCAGCAGATTTTTACCGTCTTGAATCTCAACAATTTATTGAGTCATGTGATTGTGGGGATTATTTGAAGAAGGCGGAGAGACGTCTGAACGAAGAAATGGAGAGAGTGTCCCATTATTTGGATACCAGAAGTTTAGATAAGATAACTAATGTCGTTGAAAAGGAGATGATTGAAAGTCACATGCACAGACTAGTTCATATGGAGAACTCAGGCTTAGTTAATATGCTTGTGAATGACAAATATGAGGACTTGGGGAGGATGTATAACTTGTTTCGCAGGGTGCCCGCTGGGCTCTCTATTGTGCGAGATGTCATGACCTCATACATTCGGGATACTGGTAAGCAGCTAGTGACTGATCCAGAAAGGTTAAGGGATCCGGTAGACTTCGTGCAACGTTTGTTGGATTTAAAGGATAAATATGACCAAATCATCAGTTTGGCATTTGGCAATGACAAGACATTCCAGAATGCTTTGAATTCCTCTTTTGAGTACTTTATCAATTTGAACGCTCGGTCCCCAGAATTCATTTCTTTGTTTGTGGATGACAAGCTTCGAAAAGGACTGAGAGGTGTCAGTGAGGAAGATGTGGAGGTTGTGCTGGACAAGGTCATGATGCTTTTTCGTTACCTACAAGAGAAAGACGTGTTTGAGAAGTATTACAAACAGCATTTGGCCAAGAGGCTTCTTGCTGGGAAAACGGTCTCTGATGATGCAGAAAGAAGTTTGATTGTTAAGCTTAAAACAGAGTGTGGCTACCAATTTACGTCTAAACTGGAAGGTATGTTTACTGACATGAAGACCTCTCAGGATACAATGCAGGGCTTCTACGCAAGCCATGGTGCTGAGTTAGGGGACAACCCAACTTTAGCTGTCCAGGTGCTCACTACAGGTTCGTGGCCAACTCAACCAAGTGCTACATGCAACCTTCCAGCAGAAATCTTGGTGGTATGTGAGAAGTTCAGGAGTTATTATCTTGGGACCCATACTGGGCGAAGGCTGTCCTGGCAAACAAACATGGGCACTGCTGATTTGAAAGCAACCTTTGGGAAGGGCCAGAAGCATGAGCTGAATGTTTCTACCTACCAGATGTGTGTACTGATGCTTTTCAACAATGCCGATCGGTTGAGTTATAAAGAGATTGAGCAAGCCACAGAGATACCTGCCTCAGACTTGAAGAGATGCCTACAGTCTCTGGCCTGTGTGAAGGGGAAGAATGTTTTGCGAAAGGAGCCTATGAGCAAGGACATAGCTGAGGATGATGACTTCTTCTTCAATGACAAGTTCACGAGCAAGCTCTATAAGGTAAAAATAGGTACCGTGGTTGCACAGAGGGAGTCTGAACCCGAAAATCAGGAAACCCGACAAAGAGTGGAGGAGGACAGGAAGCCTCAGATCGAGGCAGCAATTGTGAGGATCATGAAGTCGCGGAGGACTTTAGATCATAATAACATTGTTGCTGAGGTGACAAAACAATTGCAGGCTCGGTTCATGCCAAACCCTGTTGTCATAAAGAAACGAATTGAATCCCTCATTGAGCGGGAGTTTTTGGAGAGGGATAAAAATGATAGGAAAATGTATCGGTATCTTGCTTGa
- the LOC121252666 gene encoding cullin-3A-like isoform X2: MVLHKFGEKLYSGLVTTMTSHLSEISKSIEAAQGEVFLEELNRKWADHNKALQMIRDILMYMDRTFIPSTHKTPVHELGLNLWRDVVIHSSKTQTRLRETLLELVYRERNGEVINRGLMRNVIKMLMDLGCSVYQEDFEQHFLEVSADFYRLESQQFIESCDCGDYLKKAERRLNEEMERVSHYLDTRSLDKITNVVEKEMIESHMHRLVHMENSGLVNMLVNDKYEDLGRMYNLFRRVPAGLSIVRDVMTSYIRDTGKQLVTDPERLRDPVDFVQRLLDLKDKYDQIISLAFGNDKTFQNALNSSFEYFINLNARSPEFISLFVDDKLRKGLRGVSEEDVEVVLDKVMMLFRYLQEKDVFEKYYKQHLAKRLLAGKTVSDDAERSLIVKLKTECGYQFTSKLEGMFTDMKTSQDTMQGFYASHGAELGDNPTLAVQVLTTGSWPTQPSATCNLPAEILVVCEKFRSYYLGTHTGRRLSWQTNMGTADLKATFGKGQKHELNVSTYQMCVLMLFNNADRLSYKEIEQATEIPASDLKRCLQSLACVKGKNVLRKEPMSKDIAEDDDFFFNDKFTSKLYKVKIGTVVAQRESEPENQETRQRVEEDRKPQIEAAIVRIMKSRRTLDHNNIVAEVTKQLQARFMPNPVVIKKRIESLIEREFLERDKNDRKMYRYLA, translated from the coding sequence ATGGTGCTGCATAAGTTTGGAGAGAAACTCTACTCTGGACTGGTGACAACCATGACTTCTCATCTAAGTGAAATATCTAAATCAATTGAAGCAGCTCAGGGGGAGGTATTCTTGGAAGAGCTGAACAGGAAATGGGCAGATCATAACAAGGCATTGCAGATGATCCGAGATATATTGATGTATATGGATAGGACTTTCATACCAAGCACCCACAAAACCCCGGTTCATGAGCTTGGGTTGAATTTATGGAGAGACGTTGTTATCCACTCCAGCAAAACCCAAACTAGGCTTCGGGAGACACTTCTTGAGCTTGTGTATAGAGAAAGGAATGGTGAAGTTATAAATAGAGGTTTGATGAGGAATGTTATAAAGATGCTAATGGATTTAGGTTGTTCTGTTTACCAAGAAGACTTTGAGCAGCATTTTCTTGAAGTTTCAGCAGATTTTTACCGTCTTGAATCTCAACAATTTATTGAGTCATGTGATTGTGGGGATTATTTGAAGAAGGCGGAGAGACGTCTGAACGAAGAAATGGAGAGAGTGTCCCATTATTTGGATACCAGAAGTTTAGATAAGATAACTAATGTCGTTGAAAAGGAGATGATTGAAAGTCACATGCACAGACTAGTTCATATGGAGAACTCAGGCTTAGTTAATATGCTTGTGAATGACAAATATGAGGACTTGGGGAGGATGTATAACTTGTTTCGCAGGGTGCCCGCTGGGCTCTCTATTGTGCGAGATGTCATGACCTCATACATTCGGGATACTGGTAAGCAGCTAGTGACTGATCCAGAAAGGTTAAGGGATCCGGTAGACTTCGTGCAACGTTTGTTGGATTTAAAGGATAAATATGACCAAATCATCAGTTTGGCATTTGGCAATGACAAGACATTCCAGAATGCTTTGAATTCCTCTTTTGAGTACTTTATCAATTTGAACGCTCGGTCCCCAGAATTCATTTCTTTGTTTGTGGATGACAAGCTTCGAAAAGGACTGAGAGGTGTCAGTGAGGAAGATGTGGAGGTTGTGCTGGACAAGGTCATGATGCTTTTTCGTTACCTACAAGAGAAAGACGTGTTTGAGAAGTATTACAAACAGCATTTGGCCAAGAGGCTTCTTGCTGGGAAAACGGTCTCTGATGATGCAGAAAGAAGTTTGATTGTTAAGCTTAAAACAGAGTGTGGCTACCAATTTACGTCTAAACTGGAAGGTATGTTTACTGACATGAAGACCTCTCAGGATACAATGCAGGGCTTCTACGCAAGCCATGGTGCTGAGTTAGGGGACAACCCAACTTTAGCTGTCCAGGTGCTCACTACAGGTTCGTGGCCAACTCAACCAAGTGCTACATGCAACCTTCCAGCAGAAATCTTGGTGGTATGTGAGAAGTTCAGGAGTTATTATCTTGGGACCCATACTGGGCGAAGGCTGTCCTGGCAAACAAACATGGGCACTGCTGATTTGAAAGCAACCTTTGGGAAGGGCCAGAAGCATGAGCTGAATGTTTCTACCTACCAGATGTGTGTACTGATGCTTTTCAACAATGCCGATCGGTTGAGTTATAAAGAGATTGAGCAAGCCACAGAGATACCTGCCTCAGACTTGAAGAGATGCCTACAGTCTCTGGCCTGTGTGAAGGGGAAGAATGTTTTGCGAAAGGAGCCTATGAGCAAGGACATAGCTGAGGATGATGACTTCTTCTTCAATGACAAGTTCACGAGCAAGCTCTATAAGGTAAAAATAGGTACCGTGGTTGCACAGAGGGAGTCTGAACCCGAAAATCAGGAAACCCGACAAAGAGTGGAGGAGGACAGGAAGCCTCAGATCGAGGCAGCAATTGTGAGGATCATGAAGTCGCGGAGGACTTTAGATCATAATAACATTGTTGCTGAGGTGACAAAACAATTGCAGGCTCGGTTCATGCCAAACCCTGTTGTCATAAAGAAACGAATTGAATCCCTCATTGAGCGGGAGTTTTTGGAGAGGGATAAAAATGATAGGAAAATGTATCGGTATCTTGCTTGa
- the LOC121252665 gene encoding DExH-box ATP-dependent RNA helicase DExH18, mitochondrial, whose protein sequence is MSQFRICKPMKYASRVRILSYRYFTSFGQCDPLDSRSYQFSPASNVPNRPFSTGLINLVRCKLFSQSAKFTCRKVLYVKLFSSAHNDDEKDDNGVCDTTMVESECEFDADVGKSVELADDGDAVNGNVVSYSLGVELQHGSNDVGLDTSGGYVHVASRDPVELYHELRNAEKRAKQTRPDWETMQEVFSYFGKSGWASNQALAIYIGLSFFPTAAQKFRKFFFEKSSAGIFQYVVTLGPSDAAVKFLFPIFVEYCLEEFPDEIKRFRGMVESADLTKPHTWFPFARAMKRKIIYHCGPTNSGKTYNALQRFMEAKKGIYCSPLRLLAMEVFDKVNALGIYCSLQTGQEKKYVPFSNHIACTVEMVSTDDLYDVAVIDEIQMMSDRCRGYAWTRALLGLKADEIHLCGDPSVLSIVRKICADTGDELHEHHYERFKPLVVEAKTLLGDLKNVRSGDCVVAFSRREIFEVKMAIEKHTNHRCCVIYGALPPETRRHQANLFNDQDNEFDVLVASDAVGMGLNLNIRRVVFYSLSKYNGDKIVPVPASQVKQIAGRAGRRGSRYPDGLTTTLQLEDLDYLIECLKQPFEEVKKVGLFPFFEQVELFAGQLPNVTFCQLLEKFGENCRLDGSYFLCRHDHIKKVANMLEKKVQGLSLEDRFNFSFAPVNIRDPKAMYHLLRFASAYSQNVPVNIAMGMPKGSARNDAELLDLETKHQVLSMYLWLSHHFKKETFPYVKKAETMATDIADLLGQSLIKANWKPETRQARKPKPQQKDASQSGYERPRSLVELYEKKKLEKSLPSKNTEKVAA, encoded by the exons ATGTCCCAGTTTCGGATTTGTAAACCTATGAAATATGCTTCTAGGGTTAGGATTTTGTCATACCGATATTTCACTTCTTTTGGACAATGTGACCCTTTGGATTCCCGGAGTTACCAGTTTAGTCCTGCTTCTAATGTCCCAAACCGTCCATTTTCGACTGGTTTGATTAACCTAGTTCGTTGTAAATTATTTTCACAAAGCGCAAAATTTACCTGCCGTAAAGTCCTTTATGTGAAACTATTCTCTTCCGCACACAACGACGATGAGAAGGATGATAATGGTGTATGTGACACTACAATGGTAGAGTCAGAATGTGAGTTTGACGCGGATGTTGGGAAAAGTGTTGAATTGGCTGATGATGGGGACGCTGTAAATGGGAATGTTGTTAGTTATTCTTTGGGGGTTGAATTGCAACATGGAAGTAATGATGTGGGTTTGGATACAAGCGGTGGTTATGTGCATGTTGCATCACGTGATCCTGTTGAATTATATCATGAGCTGAGAAATGCTGAGAAGCGTGCAAAGCAGACCCGGCCTGATTGGGAGACAATGCAGGAAGTATTCAGTTACTTTGGAAAATCTGGTTGGGCTTCCAATCAGGCTCTCGCAATTTACATTGGTTTGTCGTTCTTTCCTACTGCTGCGCAGAAGTTTCGGAagtttttctttgagaaatctTCTGCTGGTATTTTTCAGTACGTGGTGACGCTCGGTCCATCTGATGCTGCTGTCAAGTTCCTATTTCCTATTTTTGTGGAGTATTGTTTGGAGGAGTTTCCTGATGAGATTAAGCGGTTCCGGGGAATGGTTGAGTCAGCTGACCTCACAAAGCCTCACACTTGGTTCCCATTTGCCCGGGCCATGAAACGGAAGATAATATATCACTGTGGGCCGACCAACAGTGGTAAAACTTACAATGCTCTTCAACGGTTTATGGAAGCGAAGAAGGGTATCTATTGTAGTCCTCTCAGGTTATTGGCTATGGAAGTCTTTGACAAGGTTAATGCACTTGGGATTTACTGCAGTCTACAGACAGGGCAAGAAAAGAAATATGTCCCCTTTTCAAACCATATTGCTTGTACCGTGGAAATGGTATCTACAGATGACTTGTATGATGTAGCTGTTATTGATGAAATTCAGATGATGTCAGATCGATGTAGAGGTTATGCATGGACACGGGCATTACTTGGATTGAAGGCCGATGAGATACATTTATGTGGGGATCCGAGTGTTTTGAGTATTGTTCGAAAGATTTGTGCAGATACTGGGGATGAGTTGCATGAACATCATTATGAGAGGTTTAAGCCATTGGTGGTTGAAGCCAAGACCCTGTTGGGAGATCTTAAAAATGTTCGTTCTGGGGATTGTGTGGTTGCTTTTTCAAGGAGAGAGATATTTGAGGTCAAAATGGCAATTGAGAAACACACCAATCACCGCTGCTGTGTGATTTATGGTGCCTTGCCACCCGAAACTCGTAGACATCAAGCTAATCTATTCAATGATCAAGATAACGAATTCGATGTGCTTGTCGCTAGTGATGCTGTGGGAATGGGTCTGAACCTTAATATTAGAAGAGTTGTCTTTTATAGCCTCTCAAAATACAATGGAGACAAGATTGTTCCAGTTCCAGCATCACAGGTGAAACAAATTGCAGGAAGAGCTGGTCGTAGAGGAAGTCGCTATCCAGACGGACTCACAACGACCTTGCAGTTAGAAGATTTAGATTACTTGATTGAGTGCTTGAAGCAGCCTTTTGAAGAAGTAAAGAAAGTTggtctctttcctttctttgaGCAGGTTGAGCTATTCGCTGGGCAACTCCCCAATGTTACATTCTGTCAGCTACTAGagaaatttggtgaaaattgcCGTTTGGATGGATCATACTTTTTGTGTCGACATGATCATATAAAGAAGGTTGCAAATATGCTGGAGAAGAAGGTGCAGGGATTATCTCTGGAAGATCGTTTTAATTTCTCTTTTGCCCCAGTTAATATTAGGGACCCAAAAGCAATGTATCATCTCCTGAGGTTTGCTTCAGCATACAGTCAGAATGTTCCTGTCAATATCGCAATGGGCATGCCAAAGGGTTCTGCTCGAAATGATGCAGAGCTATTGGATCTCGAGACTAAGCATCAAGTGTTGTCTATGTATTTGTGGTTGTCGCACCACTTTAAGAAGGAAACTTTTCCATATGTGAAGAAGGCTGAGACAATGGCGACGGACATTGCTGACTTGCTGGGTCAGTCTCTAATCAAAGCCAACTGGAAACCGGAAACAAGACAGGCAAGGAAACCAAAGCCTCAACAAAAGGATGCCTCTCAATCAGGTTATGAGAGACCAAGGTCACTTGTCGAATTATATGAGAA GAAAAAGCTTGAAAAGTCTTTACCAAGTAAGAATACAGAGAAGGTTGCTGCATAA
- the LOC121252670 gene encoding probable serine/threonine-protein kinase PIX7 isoform X3 encodes MGLGPEAIKVGAWDVEKSKGRKKKEGEAEGTGCWIKFRFIGSCISSSSNVDNSLSGTSTQYAESKSTNDSGRDQPVAPAVSSSTTSNEESIPSNPIIGEELKVASQLRKFTYNELKSATRSFRPESLLGEGGFGCVFKGWINQNGTAPVRPGAGLTVAVKTLNHDGLQGHKEWLAEVNYLGDLLHPNLVKLIGYCIEDDQRLLVYEFMPRGSLENHLFRRPLPLPWSTRMKIALGAANGLAFLHEEAEKPDYNAKLSDFGLAKDGPEGDKTHVSTRVMGTYGYAAPEYVMTGHLTSKSDVYSFGVVLLEMLTGRRSMDKSRPNAEHNLVEWARPHLSERRRFYRLLDPRLEGRFSIKGAQKALQLAAHCLSRDPKARPLMSEVVEALKPLPNLKDMASSSSYFQAMQAERMGSYPNARNGIRMQTGLSLSRNGQPTRSLSIPNGPYASPYHHNHLHPSPKPSV; translated from the exons ATGGGATTAGGTCCTGAAGCGATTAAGGTTGGGGCTTGGGATGTGGAAAAATCGaagggaaggaagaagaaagaaggagaaGCTGAGGGTACAGGATGTTGGATTAAGTTTAGGTTCATTGGGAGCTGCATCTCTTCAAGTTCCAACGTGGATAACTCTCTAAGTGGTACTAGCACGCAATatg CtgaaagtaaatctacaaatgATTCCGGCCGAGACCAACCAGTTGCTCCCGCTGTGTCATCTTCAACAACTAGCAATGAGGAAAGTATTCCATCCAATCCAATCATAGGTGAGGAATTGAAAGTTGCTTCTCAACTTCGAAAGTTCACTTATAATGAGCTCAAGTCAGCGACAAGGAGCTTTAGACCTGAGAGTCTTCTTGGAGAGGGTGGATTTGGTTGTGTATTCAAGGGTTGGATCAACCAAAATGGAACTGCTCCAGTGAGACCTGGAGCAGGGCTTACAGTTGCGGTAAAGACCCTCAACCATGATGGACTTCAAGGTCATAAAGAATGGCTG GCTGAAGTTAATTATCTTGGTGACCTCCTTCAccctaatttggttaaattaaTCGGTTATTGCATTGAGGATGATCAGAGGTTACTCGTCTATGAGTTCATGCCTCGGGGAAGCTTGGAGAATCACCTCTTTAGAA GGCCTCTGCCTCTTCCTTGGTCTACCAGGATGAAAATTGCACTTGGTGCTGCAAATGGTCTTGCTTTTCTTCATGAGGAAGCTGAAAAGCCA GACTACAATGCAAAGCTTTCTGATTTTGGGCTTGCCAAGGATGGTCCAGAGGGTGATAAAACTCATGTATCTACCCGAGTGATGGGAACTTATGGTTATGCTGCCCCAGAGTATGTGATGACGG GACATCTTACATCAAAGAGTGATGTCTATAGCTTTGGGGTGGTTTTGCTTGAAATGTTGACTGGCCGTAGATCCATGGACAAAAGCCGACCAAATGCAGAACATAACTTGGTGGAATGGGCACGACCACACCTTTCAGAGAGGCGGAGGTTCTATCGACTTCTAGATCCTCGGCTTGAAGGTCGCTTCTCAATTAAAGGCGCTCAAAAAGCACTTCAGTTAGCTGCCCATTGCCTTAGCCGGGACCCTAAAGCCAGACCTCTGATGAGTGAAGTTGTTGAAGCCCTAAAGCCTCTGCCCAACCTCAAGGACATGGCCAGTTCTTCATCGTACTTTCAGGCCATGCAAGCAGAGCGAATGGGTTCTTATCCAAATGCAAGAAATGGCATTAGAATGCAGACAGGGTTATCATTATCAAGGAATGGACAACCAACCAGGAGCCTCTCCATACCGAATGGTCCGTATGCTTCTCCCTATCACCATAACCATCTTCACCCGTCACCCAAACCTAGTGTTTGA
- the LOC121252670 gene encoding probable serine/threonine-protein kinase PIX7 isoform X2: protein MGLGPEAIKVGAWDVEKSKGRKKKEGEAEGTGCWIKFRFIGSCISSSSNVDNSLSAESKSTNDSGRDQPVAPAVSSSTTSNEESIPSNPIIGEELKVASQLRKFTYNELKSATRSFRPESLLGEGGFGCVFKGWINQNGTAPVRPGAGLTVAVKTLNHDGLQGHKEWLAEVNYLGDLLHPNLVKLIGYCIEDDQRLLVYEFMPRGSLENHLFRRPLPLPWSTRMKIALGAANGLAFLHEEAEKPVIYRDFKTSNILLDADYNAKLSDFGLAKDGPEGDKTHVSTRVMGTYGYAAPEYVMTGHLTSKSDVYSFGVVLLEMLTGRRSMDKSRPNAEHNLVEWARPHLSERRRFYRLLDPRLEGRFSIKGAQKALQLAAHCLSRDPKARPLMSEVVEALKPLPNLKDMASSSSYFQAMQAERMGSYPNARNGIRMQTGLSLSRNGQPTRSLSIPNGPYASPYHHNHLHPSPKPSV from the exons ATGGGATTAGGTCCTGAAGCGATTAAGGTTGGGGCTTGGGATGTGGAAAAATCGaagggaaggaagaagaaagaaggagaaGCTGAGGGTACAGGATGTTGGATTAAGTTTAGGTTCATTGGGAGCTGCATCTCTTCAAGTTCCAACGTGGATAACTCTCTAAGTG CtgaaagtaaatctacaaatgATTCCGGCCGAGACCAACCAGTTGCTCCCGCTGTGTCATCTTCAACAACTAGCAATGAGGAAAGTATTCCATCCAATCCAATCATAGGTGAGGAATTGAAAGTTGCTTCTCAACTTCGAAAGTTCACTTATAATGAGCTCAAGTCAGCGACAAGGAGCTTTAGACCTGAGAGTCTTCTTGGAGAGGGTGGATTTGGTTGTGTATTCAAGGGTTGGATCAACCAAAATGGAACTGCTCCAGTGAGACCTGGAGCAGGGCTTACAGTTGCGGTAAAGACCCTCAACCATGATGGACTTCAAGGTCATAAAGAATGGCTG GCTGAAGTTAATTATCTTGGTGACCTCCTTCAccctaatttggttaaattaaTCGGTTATTGCATTGAGGATGATCAGAGGTTACTCGTCTATGAGTTCATGCCTCGGGGAAGCTTGGAGAATCACCTCTTTAGAA GGCCTCTGCCTCTTCCTTGGTCTACCAGGATGAAAATTGCACTTGGTGCTGCAAATGGTCTTGCTTTTCTTCATGAGGAAGCTGAAAAGCCAGTTATATATCGAGATTTTAAAACATCTAATATCCTGTTAGATGCG GACTACAATGCAAAGCTTTCTGATTTTGGGCTTGCCAAGGATGGTCCAGAGGGTGATAAAACTCATGTATCTACCCGAGTGATGGGAACTTATGGTTATGCTGCCCCAGAGTATGTGATGACGG GACATCTTACATCAAAGAGTGATGTCTATAGCTTTGGGGTGGTTTTGCTTGAAATGTTGACTGGCCGTAGATCCATGGACAAAAGCCGACCAAATGCAGAACATAACTTGGTGGAATGGGCACGACCACACCTTTCAGAGAGGCGGAGGTTCTATCGACTTCTAGATCCTCGGCTTGAAGGTCGCTTCTCAATTAAAGGCGCTCAAAAAGCACTTCAGTTAGCTGCCCATTGCCTTAGCCGGGACCCTAAAGCCAGACCTCTGATGAGTGAAGTTGTTGAAGCCCTAAAGCCTCTGCCCAACCTCAAGGACATGGCCAGTTCTTCATCGTACTTTCAGGCCATGCAAGCAGAGCGAATGGGTTCTTATCCAAATGCAAGAAATGGCATTAGAATGCAGACAGGGTTATCATTATCAAGGAATGGACAACCAACCAGGAGCCTCTCCATACCGAATGGTCCGTATGCTTCTCCCTATCACCATAACCATCTTCACCCGTCACCCAAACCTAGTGTTTGA
- the LOC121252670 gene encoding probable serine/threonine-protein kinase PIX7 isoform X1, which translates to MGLGPEAIKVGAWDVEKSKGRKKKEGEAEGTGCWIKFRFIGSCISSSSNVDNSLSGTSTQYAESKSTNDSGRDQPVAPAVSSSTTSNEESIPSNPIIGEELKVASQLRKFTYNELKSATRSFRPESLLGEGGFGCVFKGWINQNGTAPVRPGAGLTVAVKTLNHDGLQGHKEWLAEVNYLGDLLHPNLVKLIGYCIEDDQRLLVYEFMPRGSLENHLFRRPLPLPWSTRMKIALGAANGLAFLHEEAEKPVIYRDFKTSNILLDADYNAKLSDFGLAKDGPEGDKTHVSTRVMGTYGYAAPEYVMTGHLTSKSDVYSFGVVLLEMLTGRRSMDKSRPNAEHNLVEWARPHLSERRRFYRLLDPRLEGRFSIKGAQKALQLAAHCLSRDPKARPLMSEVVEALKPLPNLKDMASSSSYFQAMQAERMGSYPNARNGIRMQTGLSLSRNGQPTRSLSIPNGPYASPYHHNHLHPSPKPSV; encoded by the exons ATGGGATTAGGTCCTGAAGCGATTAAGGTTGGGGCTTGGGATGTGGAAAAATCGaagggaaggaagaagaaagaaggagaaGCTGAGGGTACAGGATGTTGGATTAAGTTTAGGTTCATTGGGAGCTGCATCTCTTCAAGTTCCAACGTGGATAACTCTCTAAGTGGTACTAGCACGCAATatg CtgaaagtaaatctacaaatgATTCCGGCCGAGACCAACCAGTTGCTCCCGCTGTGTCATCTTCAACAACTAGCAATGAGGAAAGTATTCCATCCAATCCAATCATAGGTGAGGAATTGAAAGTTGCTTCTCAACTTCGAAAGTTCACTTATAATGAGCTCAAGTCAGCGACAAGGAGCTTTAGACCTGAGAGTCTTCTTGGAGAGGGTGGATTTGGTTGTGTATTCAAGGGTTGGATCAACCAAAATGGAACTGCTCCAGTGAGACCTGGAGCAGGGCTTACAGTTGCGGTAAAGACCCTCAACCATGATGGACTTCAAGGTCATAAAGAATGGCTG GCTGAAGTTAATTATCTTGGTGACCTCCTTCAccctaatttggttaaattaaTCGGTTATTGCATTGAGGATGATCAGAGGTTACTCGTCTATGAGTTCATGCCTCGGGGAAGCTTGGAGAATCACCTCTTTAGAA GGCCTCTGCCTCTTCCTTGGTCTACCAGGATGAAAATTGCACTTGGTGCTGCAAATGGTCTTGCTTTTCTTCATGAGGAAGCTGAAAAGCCAGTTATATATCGAGATTTTAAAACATCTAATATCCTGTTAGATGCG GACTACAATGCAAAGCTTTCTGATTTTGGGCTTGCCAAGGATGGTCCAGAGGGTGATAAAACTCATGTATCTACCCGAGTGATGGGAACTTATGGTTATGCTGCCCCAGAGTATGTGATGACGG GACATCTTACATCAAAGAGTGATGTCTATAGCTTTGGGGTGGTTTTGCTTGAAATGTTGACTGGCCGTAGATCCATGGACAAAAGCCGACCAAATGCAGAACATAACTTGGTGGAATGGGCACGACCACACCTTTCAGAGAGGCGGAGGTTCTATCGACTTCTAGATCCTCGGCTTGAAGGTCGCTTCTCAATTAAAGGCGCTCAAAAAGCACTTCAGTTAGCTGCCCATTGCCTTAGCCGGGACCCTAAAGCCAGACCTCTGATGAGTGAAGTTGTTGAAGCCCTAAAGCCTCTGCCCAACCTCAAGGACATGGCCAGTTCTTCATCGTACTTTCAGGCCATGCAAGCAGAGCGAATGGGTTCTTATCCAAATGCAAGAAATGGCATTAGAATGCAGACAGGGTTATCATTATCAAGGAATGGACAACCAACCAGGAGCCTCTCCATACCGAATGGTCCGTATGCTTCTCCCTATCACCATAACCATCTTCACCCGTCACCCAAACCTAGTGTTTGA